A window of Bos taurus isolate L1 Dominette 01449 registration number 42190680 breed Hereford chromosome 19, ARS-UCD2.0, whole genome shotgun sequence contains these coding sequences:
- the LOC788196 gene encoding keratin-associated protein 4-1, whose amino-acid sequence MVSSCCGSICSNQSCGQNLCQETCCSPSCCQTTCCRTTCCRPSCGVSSCRRPICCQTTCRPSCAVSSCCRPICCQTTCRPSCGVSSCCRPVCCQTTCRPSCGVSSCCRPVCCQTTCCRTTCCRPSCGGSFC is encoded by the coding sequence ATGGTCAGCTCCTGTTGTGGCTCCATCTGCTCTAACCAGAGCTGTGGCCAAAATCTCTGCCAAGAGACCTGCTGCTCCCCCAGCTGCTGCCAGACCACCTGCTGCAGGACCACCTGCTGCCGCCCCAGCTGCGGTGTGTCCAGCTGCCGCCGCCCCATCTGCTGCCAGACCACCTGCCGCCCCAGCTGCGCCGTGTCCAGCTGCTGCCGCCCCATCTGCTGCCAGACCACCTGCCGCCCCAGCTGCGGCGTGTCCAGCTGCTGCCGCCCTGTCTGCTGCCAGACCACCTGCCGCCCCAGCTGCGGCGTGTCCAGCTGCTGCCGCCCCGTCTGCTGCCAGACCACCTGCTGCCGTACAACTTGCTGTCGCCCCAGCTGTGGTGGATCCTTTTGCTGA
- the LOC100847371 gene encoding keratin-associated protein 9-8-like: MSHSCCSPCCQPTCCRTTCCKPTCVTTCCQPTCCESSCCRPCCPPTCYQTSENTCCRTSCRKPTCVTTCCQPNCGGSSCCQPCCRPVRCQTTCCRTTCLKPICVTTCCQPTCCESSCCQPSCPQTCCQITETTCCKPTCVTSCCQPSCCGSISAGQTCGGSNCCQPCCQPASCAPVYCHRTCYHPTCLCLPGCQDQSCGSSCCQPCSRPVCCQTTCCRTTCCKPTCVTTCCQPTCCGSISCGQTCSRSSCCQPCCCPVYCRTTCCHPSCVSTCCQPSCC; the protein is encoded by the coding sequence ATGAGCCATTCCTGCTGCTCCCCTTGCTGTCAACCTACCTGCTGCAGGACCACCTGCTGCAAACCTACCTGTGTGACCACCTGCTGCCAGCCCACCTGCTGTGAGTCCAGCTGCTGTCGGCCTTGCTGCCCCCCAACTTGCTATCAGACTAGTGAAAACACCTGCTGTAGGACCTCCTGCCGCAAACCTACCTGTGTGACCACCTGCTGTCAGCCCAACTGTGGTGGGTCCAGCTGCTGCCAGCCTTGCTGCCGCCCTGTCCGCTGTCAGACCACCTGCTGCAGGACCACCTGCCTCAAGCCTATTTGTGTGACCACCTGCTGCCAGCCCACCTGCTGTGAGTCCAGCTGCTGTcagccctcctgcccccaaacttgCTGTCAAATCACTGAAACCACCTGCTGCAAGCCTACCTGTGTGACCAGCTGCTGTCAGCCCTCCTGCTGTGGGTCCATCAGCGCTGGACAAACCTGCGGTGGTTCTAACTGCTGTCAGCCTTGCTGCCAGCCAGCCTCCTGTGCACCCGTGTACTGCCATAGGACCTGCTACCACCCCACGTGCCTCTGCCTGCCTGGGTGCCAAGACCAGAGCTGTGGATCCAGCTGCTGCCAGCCTTGCAGCCGCCCTGTCTGCTGTCAGACCACCTGCTGTAGGACCACCTGCTGCAAACCTACTTGTGTGACCACCTGCTGCCAGCCTACGTGCTGTGGGTCCATCAGTTGTGGACAAACCTGCAGCAGATCCAGCTGCTGCCAGCCTTGCTGCTGCCCCGTCTACTGTAGGACCACCTGCTGCCACCCCAGCTGTGTGTCCACCTGCTGCCAGCCTTCCTGCTGCTGA